From the genome of Nasonia vitripennis strain AsymCx chromosome 1, Nvit_psr_1.1, whole genome shotgun sequence, one region includes:
- the LOC100115215 gene encoding transketolase isoform X1 produces the protein MSNYHKPEAKTVAKLEDLANILRIHSLDSTLASKSGHPTSCSSMAEIMSVLFFHTMRYKISAPKDASSDRFILSKGHAAPILYAAWAEAGLFPTKELLNLRKFDSDLEGHPTPRLNFVDVATGSLGQGLSVAAGMAYVGKYFDKASYRTYCLIGDGESAEGSIWEALHFASFYNLDNLCAIFDVNRLGQSEPTSLQHNMEVYRKRLEAFGFNALVVDGHDVEELVKAFHEAEQTKGRPTAILAKTFKGKNFVNIEDLENWHGKAITGAQGQEVVKHLQSLLKNVGTGERTIPKPVEDAPKVDISSVKLDTPPSYKLGEQVATRLAYGTALAKLAKNNSRVISLDGDTKNSTFAEKIKAVDSKRFIEGYIAEQNLVGVAIGAACRDRTVAFVSAFAAFFSRAYDQIRMGAISQTNVNFVGSHCGVSIGEDGPSQMALEDLAMFRAIPGSTVFYPCDAVSTERAAELAANTKGICFIRTSRPNTPVIYKNDEPLAIGKAKVVRSSNKDQALLIGAGVTLHEAVKAADILAKAGINVRVLDPFTIKPIDQKAIIENAVQTGGRIVTVEDHYPEGGLGEAVLSAIAEHPNLILKKIAVKDVPRSGKPDELLHHYGIDAVSIAKTTESFIKN, from the exons ATGAGTAACTATCACAAGCCCGAGGCTAAGACCGTCGCCAAGCTCGAGGATCTGGCCAATATCCTCAGGATCCACTCGCTCGACTCCACGCTTGCGAGCAAATCTGG ACACCCGACATCATGCTCGTCGATGGCAGAGATCATGTCCGTCCTCTTCTTCCACACGATGCGCTACAAGATCTCGGCGCCGAAGGACGCCAGCAGCGACAGGTTCATCCTCAGCAAGGGTCACGCTGCTCCCATCCTCTACGCAG CCTGGGCTGAGGCCGGTCTCTTCCCGACCAAGGAGCTCCTGAACCTGCGCAAGTTCGACAGCGACCTTGAGGGTCACCCGACTCCCCGTCTGAACTTCGTCGATGTGGCCACCGGCTCCTTGGGACAGGGTCTCTCAGTCGCTGCTGGTATGGCTTACGTCGGCAAGTACTTTGACAAGGCGAGCTACCGCACCTACTGCCTCATCGGTGATGGCGAGTCTGCCGAGGGTTCGATCTGGGAGGCTCTGCACTTCGCCAGCTTCTACAACCTCGACAACCTCTGCGCCATCTTCGACGTTAACAGGCTCGGCCAGAGCGAGCCCACCTCGCTTCAGCACAACATGGAGGTCTACCGCAAGAGGCTCGAGGCCTTCGGCTTCAACGCCCTCGTTGTCGACGGCCACGACGTCGAAGAGCTCGTCAAGGCTTTCCACGAAGCCGAGCAGACTAAGGGACGTCCCACCGCCATCCTCGCCAAGACCTTCAAGGGAAAGAACTTTGTCAACATCGAGGATCTCGAGAACTGGCATGGAAAGGCCATCACTGGTGCTCAGGGCCAAGAGGTCGTCAAGCACCTGCAGTCCCTACTGAAGAACGTGGGAACTGGCGAGCGCACCATCCCCAAGCCCGTTGAAGACGCCCCCAAGGTTGACATCAGCAGTGTCAAGCTTGACACGCCGCCCAGCTACAAGCTCGGAGAGCAGGTAGCTACACGTCTTGCCTACGGTACGGCTCTTGCCAAGCTCGCCAAAAACAACTCGAGAGTCATCAGTCTCGACGGAGACACCAAGAACTCCACCTTCGCCGAGAAAATCAAGGCCGTTGACTCCAAGAGGTTTATCGAGGGTTACATCGCCGAGCAGAATCTCGTCGGTGTAGCCATTGGAGCCGCCTGCAGAGATCGTACCGTTGCCTTCGTCTCGGCCTTTGCTGCTTTCTTCAGCAGAGCTTACGATCAG ATCCGTATGGGTGCTATCTCGCAGACGAACGTGAACTTCGTTGGCTCGCACTGTGGAGTCTCGATCGGCGAGGACGGTCCCTCGCAGATGGCTCTTGAGGACTTGGCCATGTTCCGTGCCATCCCCGGATCTACCGTCTTCTACCCGTGCGACGCTGTGTCAACCGAGCGCGCTGCTGAGCTCGCCGCCAACACCAAGGGTATCTGCTTCATTCGTACCTCGAGGCCCAACACCCCGGTGATCTACAAGAACGACGAGCCTCTGGCCATCGGTAAAGCCAAGGTCGTTCGCTCGTCTAACAAGGACCAGGCTCTGCTCATTGGTGCCGGTGTGACCCTCCACGAGGCCGTTAAGGCCGCCGACATCCTCGCCAAGGCGGGTATCAACGTGCGCGTCCTCGACCCCTTCACCATCAAGCCCATCGACCAGAAGGCCATCATCGAGAATGCCGTCCAGACCGGAGGCAGAATCGTCACAGTCGAGGACCACTACCCCGAAGGTGGTCTAGGTGAGGCTGTTCTCTCGGCCATCGCCGAGCACCCGAATCTCATCCTCAAGAAGATCGCCGTCAAGGACGTGCCCAGGTCTGGCAAGCCCGACGAGCTGCTGCATCACTACGGCATCGACGCCGTCAGCATTGCCAAAACCACCGAGAGCTTTATCAAGAACTAA
- the LOC100115215 gene encoding transketolase isoform X2 encodes MVNAANVQLLKDLAHKLRIHSLQSTEASKSGHPTSCSSMAEIMSVLFFHTMRYKISAPKDASSDRFILSKGHAAPILYAAWAEAGLFPTKELLNLRKFDSDLEGHPTPRLNFVDVATGSLGQGLSVAAGMAYVGKYFDKASYRTYCLIGDGESAEGSIWEALHFASFYNLDNLCAIFDVNRLGQSEPTSLQHNMEVYRKRLEAFGFNALVVDGHDVEELVKAFHEAEQTKGRPTAILAKTFKGKNFVNIEDLENWHGKAITGAQGQEVVKHLQSLLKNVGTGERTIPKPVEDAPKVDISSVKLDTPPSYKLGEQVATRLAYGTALAKLAKNNSRVISLDGDTKNSTFAEKIKAVDSKRFIEGYIAEQNLVGVAIGAACRDRTVAFVSAFAAFFSRAYDQIRMGAISQTNVNFVGSHCGVSIGEDGPSQMALEDLAMFRAIPGSTVFYPCDAVSTERAAELAANTKGICFIRTSRPNTPVIYKNDEPLAIGKAKVVRSSNKDQALLIGAGVTLHEAVKAADILAKAGINVRVLDPFTIKPIDQKAIIENAVQTGGRIVTVEDHYPEGGLGEAVLSAIAEHPNLILKKIAVKDVPRSGKPDELLHHYGIDAVSIAKTTESFIKN; translated from the exons ATGGTCAACGCCGCGAACGTACAGCTGCTGAAGGACCTGGCGCACAAGCTCAGGATTCACAGTCTTCAGTCGACCGAAGCCTCGAAAAGCGG ACACCCGACATCATGCTCGTCGATGGCAGAGATCATGTCCGTCCTCTTCTTCCACACGATGCGCTACAAGATCTCGGCGCCGAAGGACGCCAGCAGCGACAGGTTCATCCTCAGCAAGGGTCACGCTGCTCCCATCCTCTACGCAG CCTGGGCTGAGGCCGGTCTCTTCCCGACCAAGGAGCTCCTGAACCTGCGCAAGTTCGACAGCGACCTTGAGGGTCACCCGACTCCCCGTCTGAACTTCGTCGATGTGGCCACCGGCTCCTTGGGACAGGGTCTCTCAGTCGCTGCTGGTATGGCTTACGTCGGCAAGTACTTTGACAAGGCGAGCTACCGCACCTACTGCCTCATCGGTGATGGCGAGTCTGCCGAGGGTTCGATCTGGGAGGCTCTGCACTTCGCCAGCTTCTACAACCTCGACAACCTCTGCGCCATCTTCGACGTTAACAGGCTCGGCCAGAGCGAGCCCACCTCGCTTCAGCACAACATGGAGGTCTACCGCAAGAGGCTCGAGGCCTTCGGCTTCAACGCCCTCGTTGTCGACGGCCACGACGTCGAAGAGCTCGTCAAGGCTTTCCACGAAGCCGAGCAGACTAAGGGACGTCCCACCGCCATCCTCGCCAAGACCTTCAAGGGAAAGAACTTTGTCAACATCGAGGATCTCGAGAACTGGCATGGAAAGGCCATCACTGGTGCTCAGGGCCAAGAGGTCGTCAAGCACCTGCAGTCCCTACTGAAGAACGTGGGAACTGGCGAGCGCACCATCCCCAAGCCCGTTGAAGACGCCCCCAAGGTTGACATCAGCAGTGTCAAGCTTGACACGCCGCCCAGCTACAAGCTCGGAGAGCAGGTAGCTACACGTCTTGCCTACGGTACGGCTCTTGCCAAGCTCGCCAAAAACAACTCGAGAGTCATCAGTCTCGACGGAGACACCAAGAACTCCACCTTCGCCGAGAAAATCAAGGCCGTTGACTCCAAGAGGTTTATCGAGGGTTACATCGCCGAGCAGAATCTCGTCGGTGTAGCCATTGGAGCCGCCTGCAGAGATCGTACCGTTGCCTTCGTCTCGGCCTTTGCTGCTTTCTTCAGCAGAGCTTACGATCAG ATCCGTATGGGTGCTATCTCGCAGACGAACGTGAACTTCGTTGGCTCGCACTGTGGAGTCTCGATCGGCGAGGACGGTCCCTCGCAGATGGCTCTTGAGGACTTGGCCATGTTCCGTGCCATCCCCGGATCTACCGTCTTCTACCCGTGCGACGCTGTGTCAACCGAGCGCGCTGCTGAGCTCGCCGCCAACACCAAGGGTATCTGCTTCATTCGTACCTCGAGGCCCAACACCCCGGTGATCTACAAGAACGACGAGCCTCTGGCCATCGGTAAAGCCAAGGTCGTTCGCTCGTCTAACAAGGACCAGGCTCTGCTCATTGGTGCCGGTGTGACCCTCCACGAGGCCGTTAAGGCCGCCGACATCCTCGCCAAGGCGGGTATCAACGTGCGCGTCCTCGACCCCTTCACCATCAAGCCCATCGACCAGAAGGCCATCATCGAGAATGCCGTCCAGACCGGAGGCAGAATCGTCACAGTCGAGGACCACTACCCCGAAGGTGGTCTAGGTGAGGCTGTTCTCTCGGCCATCGCCGAGCACCCGAATCTCATCCTCAAGAAGATCGCCGTCAAGGACGTGCCCAGGTCTGGCAAGCCCGACGAGCTGCTGCATCACTACGGCATCGACGCCGTCAGCATTGCCAAAACCACCGAGAGCTTTATCAAGAACTAA